In Ectothiorhodospira sp. BSL-9, a single window of DNA contains:
- a CDS encoding SWIM zinc finger domain-containing protein yields MSKSRRRPPLTLDIIKNAVDHRTFQRGKRYFQEDRVIFVDVIQDDPDELYFIAETEGGRDEIYHQTVVAKPGRDRRTLGLFGDCTCPVGIQCKHMVAACLAYIDGDAIIAMPDEGHHFTDWLLETAPDAPPAPTGRTSDDFLIYQLDSIETGVSTGFGVTFRIAKTKKNGQTALGREVGIHSLLNPYGVPPEYLCPTDRDILNQLHVSDPRFQAPVKLQGLAGGIAMDLMLGTGRLFLGRDRVQPLHSGEPRPVELTWVEESEAFRLVAQTDPKGGLPMDLRPPRYVDLETHEVGGLMIPEGLDAGWLSRVPEAPPVPPEELQEVSETLAVHYPQLPKPKALNVRTVKDVAPIPLLTVRVDTLNLTRSVLNLQFIYGDLTLSPDHPTPVAMGRVKGAIVEIHRDLAAEERAVEQLAQEGLVRDPKAPGQFTLATLGISQQVIMTRWLELLNQTLPRLKEEGWRIHQEEGDIPRLDVAENVHAQVEEGNGWFDLHFDLEVDGRKVPLLPLVSELIGSYQPGRLPPTLALPMNDGSYVQVTREQIEPVLQAIIDLYDHLAPGQEDLRLSRLDAPRLLELGDAKIQGGQDLQHMARRLTQFEALTPVEPPQDFRGTCGLISSKA; encoded by the coding sequence ATGTCGAAGTCACGCCGTCGCCCGCCCCTCACGCTGGATATCATCAAAAACGCTGTCGACCATCGCACCTTCCAGCGAGGAAAGCGCTATTTCCAGGAAGACCGGGTCATCTTCGTGGATGTGATCCAGGACGACCCGGACGAGTTGTATTTCATCGCGGAAACCGAGGGTGGTCGGGATGAGATCTACCACCAGACCGTGGTGGCCAAGCCCGGACGGGACCGGCGGACCCTGGGCCTATTCGGCGACTGCACCTGCCCCGTCGGCATCCAGTGCAAGCACATGGTGGCAGCTTGTCTGGCCTACATTGATGGCGACGCCATCATTGCCATGCCGGATGAAGGGCACCACTTCACCGACTGGCTGCTGGAGACGGCACCAGACGCCCCGCCAGCCCCCACGGGGCGCACCAGCGACGATTTTCTCATCTATCAACTGGACAGCATCGAGACCGGCGTGAGCACCGGGTTCGGAGTGACCTTTCGTATAGCCAAGACGAAAAAGAACGGCCAGACCGCCCTGGGACGTGAAGTGGGCATACACTCGCTGCTGAACCCCTACGGAGTGCCACCGGAGTATCTGTGCCCCACCGATCGGGACATCCTGAACCAGCTCCATGTCAGTGACCCCCGTTTCCAGGCACCAGTCAAACTTCAGGGCCTGGCGGGCGGGATCGCCATGGATCTGATGCTGGGCACGGGGCGGCTGTTCCTGGGGCGGGATCGCGTTCAACCCTTGCACTCCGGGGAGCCTCGACCGGTGGAACTGACCTGGGTGGAAGAGTCCGAAGCGTTCCGCCTGGTGGCCCAAACCGACCCAAAGGGCGGGCTGCCCATGGACCTGCGTCCGCCCCGCTATGTGGACCTGGAAACCCACGAGGTGGGCGGCCTGATGATCCCGGAGGGTCTTGATGCCGGCTGGCTCAGTCGCGTCCCGGAGGCACCCCCCGTCCCGCCGGAGGAACTTCAGGAAGTGAGCGAAACCCTGGCGGTTCACTACCCCCAACTGCCCAAGCCCAAGGCACTGAACGTGCGCACGGTGAAGGATGTCGCCCCGATCCCGCTCCTGACCGTGCGGGTAGACACGCTGAATCTGACCCGTTCAGTCCTGAATCTGCAGTTCATCTACGGGGATCTGACACTCTCGCCCGATCACCCTACCCCCGTCGCCATGGGCAGGGTCAAGGGCGCCATCGTGGAGATACATCGCGACCTGGCAGCGGAAGAAAGGGCCGTGGAACAGCTCGCGCAGGAAGGGCTGGTGCGCGACCCCAAGGCCCCTGGCCAATTCACCCTGGCCACCCTGGGCATCAGCCAGCAGGTGATCATGACCCGCTGGCTGGAATTACTCAACCAGACACTCCCCCGCCTGAAGGAAGAAGGCTGGCGCATCCACCAGGAAGAGGGAGACATCCCGCGCCTGGATGTGGCCGAGAATGTCCACGCCCAGGTGGAGGAAGGTAATGGCTGGTTCGACCTGCATTTTGACCTGGAGGTGGATGGCCGCAAGGTGCCCCTGTTGCCCCTGGTGAGCGAACTCATCGGCAGTTATCAACCCGGGCGTCTGCCACCCACCCTGGCCCTGCCCATGAACGATGGCAGTTACGTGCAGGTGACCCGTGAGCAGATTGAGCCCGTCTTGCAGGCCATTATCGACCTGTATGACCATCTGGCCCCGGGCCAGGAAGACCTGCGCCTGTCCCGCCTGGATGCGCCCCGGCTGCTGGAACTGGGAGATGCCAAGATCCAGGGTGGCCAGGACCTGCAACACATGGCCCGCCGTCTCACCCAGTTCGAGGCCCTCACCCCGGTCGAGCCACCCCAGGATTTCCGGGGGACCTGCGGACTTATCAGCAGCAAGGCTTGA
- the rsxC gene encoding electron transport complex subunit RsxC has translation MFSRIFKRRAFQGGVHPEDRKQATSHLPIETLPLPERLYVPVQQHIGAAAQPRVQAGQKVLKGEMIAAGTGPVSAAVHAPTSGTVVAVEPHPAPHPSGLPVQTIVIEPDGDDRWMDEPEPEHALNLEPEVIAQRVAEAGVVGMGGATFPAAIKLNLGSRHTIDTLVINGSECEPYLTCDDRLMRERTQEVIDGVRIMRHALGARHTLIVVEDNKPEALAALQEHLYEMDHLEAVSVPTRYPMGSEKHMIKAVTGREIPAGKLGADIGVIVHNVGTAYAVHRAVRMRRPLVSRIVTVGGGAVQRPANLEVPLGTRVEELLAYCGGTRETPARLLMGGPMMGQIMPHAQVPVVKGTNGVIALTAAEINIDDPMPCIRCGRCVDACPCGLMPLEMASRIRSEDMDGAAAHGLMDCVACGSCSYVCPSHIPLVQYFQHAKGVLGDRREQQRRQEELKELAQQRRARQEAEAKAKAEAAARKKAEREAAKKKRAQQAEAKETPTPAKTHDKDKAEA, from the coding sequence ATGTTCTCACGCATCTTCAAGCGCCGGGCGTTCCAGGGCGGTGTGCACCCGGAAGACCGCAAACAGGCCACCAGCCACCTGCCCATCGAGACCCTGCCCTTGCCCGAGCGCCTGTATGTGCCCGTGCAACAGCACATCGGCGCCGCTGCCCAACCACGGGTGCAGGCAGGTCAAAAAGTGCTCAAGGGAGAGATGATCGCTGCGGGCACCGGCCCCGTCTCGGCGGCGGTGCATGCCCCCACCTCGGGCACCGTGGTGGCCGTGGAACCCCACCCGGCCCCTCATCCCAGCGGCCTGCCGGTACAGACCATCGTCATCGAACCCGACGGCGACGACCGCTGGATGGACGAACCCGAGCCCGAGCACGCCCTCAACCTGGAACCGGAAGTGATCGCCCAGCGCGTGGCGGAGGCGGGTGTGGTGGGCATGGGCGGCGCCACCTTCCCCGCCGCCATCAAGCTCAACCTGGGCAGCCGCCACACCATCGACACCCTGGTGATCAACGGCTCCGAATGCGAACCCTACCTCACCTGCGACGACCGCCTGATGCGGGAACGCACCCAGGAAGTCATCGACGGTGTACGCATCATGCGCCATGCCCTGGGGGCCCGGCACACCCTGATCGTGGTGGAGGACAACAAGCCCGAAGCCCTGGCTGCCCTCCAGGAACACCTCTACGAAATGGATCATCTGGAAGCCGTGTCCGTGCCCACCCGCTACCCCATGGGCTCGGAAAAACACATGATCAAGGCGGTCACTGGCCGGGAGATCCCCGCCGGAAAGCTGGGCGCCGACATCGGCGTGATCGTGCACAACGTGGGCACCGCCTACGCCGTACACCGGGCCGTACGCATGCGCCGGCCACTGGTGAGCCGCATCGTCACCGTGGGTGGCGGCGCCGTGCAGCGACCGGCGAACCTGGAAGTGCCCCTGGGCACCCGGGTGGAAGAACTGCTGGCCTACTGCGGCGGCACCCGGGAGACGCCGGCGCGCCTGCTCATGGGCGGCCCCATGATGGGCCAGATCATGCCCCACGCCCAGGTGCCGGTGGTGAAGGGGACCAACGGTGTGATCGCCCTTACTGCCGCCGAGATCAATATCGACGACCCCATGCCCTGCATCCGCTGCGGGCGTTGCGTGGACGCCTGCCCCTGCGGCCTGATGCCGCTGGAGATGGCCTCGCGCATCCGTAGCGAAGACATGGACGGCGCCGCGGCCCATGGGCTGATGGACTGTGTGGCCTGCGGCTCCTGCTCCTATGTGTGCCCCTCCCATATCCCCCTGGTGCAGTACTTCCAGCATGCCAAGGGGGTGCTGGGGGACCGGCGGGAGCAGCAGCGTCGTCAGGAGGAACTGAAGGAGCTGGCTCAGCAACGGCGCGCCCGGCAGGAGGCCGAAGCCAAGGCCAAGGCCGAGGCAGCAGCCCGCAAGAAGGCAGAACGGGAGGCGGCCAAGAAAAAACGCGCCCAGCAGGCCGAGGCCAAGGAGACGCCCACGCCCGCCAAAACCCACGACAAGGACAAGGCGGAGGCCTGA
- a CDS encoding NAD(P)-dependent oxidoreductase: protein MKIAVFGGTRGVGAQVVEQAVKRGHSCRVLARNPESVPDLPEVVAIKGDVLDPDAVSRVLEGCEAVVISLGPTRKSPPSVCSEGTRLIIEGMQRQGIQRVVAVSSMGVGESAQQVPLFFKIVSAIFLRGVMKDKEAQERILKDSPLDWTIVRPGGLFDGPPTGNYQAGVDVDTIAARISRADVASFVLIQLDDETYLRQAPHVT, encoded by the coding sequence ATGAAGATCGCAGTGTTTGGTGGTACCCGCGGTGTGGGTGCTCAGGTGGTGGAACAGGCAGTCAAGCGCGGCCATTCCTGCCGGGTGCTGGCACGCAATCCAGAGTCTGTACCGGATCTGCCCGAGGTGGTGGCCATCAAGGGGGATGTGCTGGACCCGGACGCCGTATCGCGCGTGCTTGAGGGCTGCGAGGCCGTGGTCATCAGCCTCGGGCCCACCCGGAAAAGCCCGCCCAGCGTCTGTAGCGAAGGCACCCGACTGATCATTGAGGGCATGCAACGCCAGGGCATCCAGCGGGTGGTGGCGGTGAGCTCCATGGGCGTGGGAGAAAGCGCTCAGCAGGTCCCCTTGTTCTTCAAGATCGTGAGCGCCATCTTCCTGCGCGGCGTGATGAAGGACAAGGAGGCGCAGGAACGAATACTCAAGGACAGCCCCCTGGACTGGACCATCGTGCGCCCCGGCGGACTGTTCGATGGTCCGCCCACCGGGAATTATCAGGCGGGCGTGGATGTCGATACCATAGCAGCCCGGATTTCACGGGCCGATGTCGCGTCTTTTGTGCTCATACAGCTGGACGACGAGACCTATCTGCGGCAAGCCCCGCACGTGACCTGA
- a CDS encoding GntP family permease, with the protein MMDILVILIALGLLMYLAYRGISLLILAPALATFAVVATQDGPVLGSYTQIFMGATGDFITLYFPVFLLGAIFGKLMEDSGSADVLARAIIRWLGSKRAMLAVVLSCALMTYGGVSLFVVAFAVYPIAAALFRQADIPKRLIPATIALGAFTFTMTALPGTPAIQNAIPMPYFGTSPFAAPGLGVITALVMFGLGMLWLGYRARKLAHEGYGDHPDAEFTPDKDLRERSAGEGFDLMELPVEQRPVAPPSVFLAVLPLVLVIAINLLFTFLIIPRMDTDFLALPIYGETSIEQVRGIWSVIAALVLSLMVVIAFNWKRLPKLKQSVDNGANASLLPIFNTASLVGFGAVIASLGAFLLIRDTVVGLGGDNPLISLAIAVNILAGMTGSASGGMSIALSTLGETYMEMARAQGIDPELLHRVTAVATGGLDTLPHNGAVITLLAICGLTHRQAYFDLAMVAMLAPFLSLIVLITLGTVFGSF; encoded by the coding sequence ATGATGGACATCCTGGTCATCCTGATTGCCCTGGGCCTGCTCATGTATCTGGCCTACCGGGGCATCAGCCTGCTGATCCTGGCCCCGGCGCTGGCCACCTTTGCCGTGGTGGCCACTCAGGACGGCCCGGTACTGGGCAGCTATACCCAGATCTTCATGGGGGCGACAGGCGACTTCATCACCCTCTACTTTCCGGTGTTCCTGCTGGGGGCCATCTTCGGCAAGCTCATGGAGGATTCGGGCAGCGCCGATGTGCTGGCCCGCGCCATCATCCGCTGGCTGGGCAGCAAGCGGGCCATGCTGGCCGTGGTGCTCTCCTGCGCACTCATGACCTATGGCGGGGTTTCCCTGTTCGTGGTGGCCTTTGCCGTCTACCCCATCGCCGCCGCCCTGTTCCGTCAGGCGGACATCCCCAAGCGCCTGATCCCGGCCACCATCGCCCTGGGGGCCTTCACCTTTACCATGACCGCCCTGCCGGGCACGCCGGCCATTCAGAACGCCATCCCCATGCCCTATTTCGGCACCTCGCCCTTTGCCGCACCCGGGCTGGGCGTGATCACGGCCCTGGTCATGTTCGGCCTGGGCATGCTCTGGCTCGGTTACCGGGCCCGCAAACTGGCCCACGAAGGCTATGGGGACCACCCGGACGCCGAGTTCACGCCGGACAAGGACCTGCGTGAACGCTCCGCCGGCGAGGGCTTCGATCTGATGGAACTGCCGGTGGAACAGCGTCCGGTGGCACCGCCATCGGTCTTCCTGGCCGTGCTGCCCCTGGTGCTGGTGATCGCCATCAACCTGCTGTTCACCTTCCTGATCATCCCGCGCATGGACACCGACTTCCTGGCCCTGCCGATTTACGGTGAGACCAGCATTGAGCAGGTACGGGGGATATGGTCGGTGATCGCCGCCCTGGTGCTGTCGCTGATGGTGGTGATCGCCTTCAACTGGAAGCGCCTGCCCAAGCTCAAGCAATCGGTGGACAACGGTGCCAATGCCTCACTGTTGCCCATCTTCAACACCGCCAGCCTGGTGGGTTTTGGCGCCGTGATCGCCTCCCTGGGCGCCTTCCTGCTGATCCGGGACACGGTAGTGGGCCTGGGTGGTGACAACCCCTTGATCTCCCTGGCCATTGCGGTGAACATCCTGGCTGGCATGACCGGCTCCGCCTCGGGGGGCATGAGCATCGCCCTGTCCACACTGGGTGAGACCTACATGGAGATGGCCCGGGCCCAGGGCATCGACCCCGAACTGCTGCACCGGGTAACCGCCGTGGCCACCGGCGGCCTGGACACCCTGCCCCATAACGGCGCGGTGATCACCCTGCTGGCCATCTGCGGCCTCACCCACCGCCAGGCCTATTTCGACCTGGCCATGGTGGCCATGCTGGCGCCCTTTTTGTCGCTGATTGTCCTCATCACCCTGGGGACGGTGTTCGGCAGCTTCTGA
- a CDS encoding RnfABCDGE type electron transport complex subunit D, whose amino-acid sequence MTTTTPVSGPHTHAPGGVTTQMGWVILALLPATAFGVYLFGWPALNLLLITVLAAIAFEVISLRIAKRPVTPFLMDGSALLTGLLLALTLPPWAPWWIAVLGAGFAIVVGKHVFGGLGQNLFNPAMLARVALLVSFPLEMTTWITPQPMFAEGSPGFVEGLAITFGLAAIPDVMTGATVLGETQTGFSRDLGLSETLPGVYDPMQQALGFIPASMGEGSALLLLAGGLVLMARRIISWEIPVAMLGTLAGLATIFMLIDPERFAGPGLHLISGGAMLAAFFIATDPVTSPSTMRGRLIFGAGCGLLIYVIRTWGGYPEGIAFAIILMNGLAPLIDHYLRPRTYGRTRGGKPLEPKAPAQAAPVTEKRP is encoded by the coding sequence ATGACCACCACGACCCCCGTCAGCGGACCCCACACCCACGCGCCCGGCGGCGTAACCACCCAGATGGGCTGGGTCATCCTGGCCCTGCTGCCCGCCACGGCCTTTGGCGTGTATCTGTTTGGCTGGCCGGCCCTGAACCTTTTGCTGATCACCGTGCTGGCGGCCATCGCCTTCGAGGTGATCAGTCTGCGCATTGCCAAACGCCCGGTCACCCCCTTTCTCATGGATGGCTCGGCCCTGCTCACCGGTCTGCTGCTGGCCCTGACCCTGCCCCCCTGGGCGCCCTGGTGGATCGCGGTGCTGGGGGCCGGCTTTGCGATCGTGGTGGGCAAGCACGTGTTCGGTGGACTGGGGCAGAACCTGTTCAACCCGGCCATGCTGGCCCGGGTGGCCCTGCTGGTGTCCTTCCCCCTGGAGATGACCACCTGGATAACCCCTCAGCCGATGTTCGCGGAAGGCTCGCCCGGTTTCGTCGAAGGGCTGGCCATCACCTTTGGTCTGGCGGCGATCCCCGATGTCATGACCGGGGCCACCGTGCTGGGCGAGACTCAAACCGGCTTCAGCCGCGACTTGGGTCTCTCCGAGACCCTGCCGGGCGTGTACGACCCCATGCAGCAGGCACTGGGCTTCATCCCCGCCAGCATGGGCGAGGGTTCGGCCTTGCTGCTGCTCGCCGGTGGGTTGGTACTCATGGCTCGGCGCATCATCAGCTGGGAGATCCCGGTGGCCATGCTGGGCACCCTGGCGGGGCTGGCGACGATCTTCATGCTCATCGACCCGGAGCGCTTCGCCGGTCCGGGTCTGCATCTGATCTCCGGCGGGGCGATGCTGGCGGCCTTTTTCATCGCCACCGACCCGGTCACCTCCCCCAGCACGATGCGCGGAAGGCTGATCTTCGGCGCCGGCTGTGGCCTGCTGATCTACGTGATCCGCACCTGGGGCGGTTACCCAGAGGGTATCGCCTTCGCCATCATTCTCATGAACGGCCTGGCGCCGCTGATTGACCACTACCTGCGGCCGCGCACCTATGGCCGCACCCGCGGTGGCAAGCCCCTGGAGCCCAAGGCTCCAGCCCAGGCTGCCCCCGTCACGGAGAAACGCCCATGA
- a CDS encoding RnfH family protein, which produces MRVGVAYSDPNDRAWLKVDLPEGATVQQAIEQSGILKRFPDIDLDNQKVGIFGKFCKLDNPVQDGDRVEIYRPITVVDDDDDDD; this is translated from the coding sequence ATGCGCGTCGGCGTAGCCTACAGCGACCCCAACGACCGGGCCTGGCTCAAGGTGGACCTCCCCGAGGGGGCCACCGTGCAACAGGCCATCGAGCAATCCGGCATCCTCAAGCGGTTCCCGGACATCGACCTGGACAACCAGAAGGTGGGCATCTTCGGCAAGTTCTGCAAACTGGATAACCCCGTTCAGGACGGCGACCGTGTGGAGATCTACCGCCCCATCACCGTGGTGGATGATGACGATGACGACGACTGA
- a CDS encoding patatin-like phospholipase family protein: MSNNSPTKTIDLALQGGGAHGALTWGVLDRLLEDPRIHISSVSGTSAGAMNAVVMADGLDRGGREGARDALTAFWKAVSDGAKLSPIQRTIWDRLSGRFSMDHSPSYLFFEQLTRQFSPYELNPMNINPLRDLVAAQIDFERVNHCSELKVFVTATNVRTGRGRIFTQPELSVDSVMASACLPFMFQAVEIDGEAYWDGGYIGNPALYPLVEDTTTRDLVIVQINPMVREELPRTGRDIINRLNEITFNASLIKELRAIELLHQLIEAEQLESERYRDIFVHLIHAHEELKGLDASSKMNAEWDYLTYLKDRGRNWAEAFLNNHFDDLGQRSSFDLKGLFTDAFAPPDLDHGGSDDTSGEPRS; the protein is encoded by the coding sequence ATGAGCAATAATTCTCCCACCAAGACCATAGACCTTGCCCTGCAGGGGGGCGGTGCCCATGGCGCCCTCACCTGGGGGGTTCTGGACCGCCTGCTGGAGGATCCCCGTATCCACATCAGCAGCGTCAGCGGCACCAGTGCCGGGGCCATGAACGCGGTGGTCATGGCCGACGGGCTGGATCGGGGCGGTCGGGAGGGGGCCCGCGATGCGCTCACCGCCTTCTGGAAAGCCGTGAGCGATGGGGCAAAACTCTCCCCCATCCAGCGCACCATCTGGGATCGGCTCAGCGGCCGCTTCAGCATGGACCACTCCCCGAGCTACCTGTTCTTCGAACAGCTCACCCGCCAGTTCTCCCCCTACGAACTCAACCCGATGAACATCAACCCCCTGCGGGACCTGGTGGCCGCCCAGATCGATTTCGAGCGGGTCAATCACTGCAGCGAACTCAAGGTGTTTGTCACCGCCACCAATGTACGCACCGGTCGGGGCCGCATCTTCACCCAGCCGGAACTCAGCGTTGATAGCGTGATGGCATCGGCCTGCCTGCCCTTCATGTTCCAGGCCGTGGAGATCGATGGCGAGGCCTATTGGGACGGTGGCTACATCGGCAACCCGGCCCTCTACCCCCTCGTGGAGGACACCACCACTCGAGATCTGGTCATCGTGCAGATCAACCCGATGGTTCGGGAAGAACTGCCCCGCACCGGCCGGGACATCATCAACCGGCTCAATGAGATCACCTTCAACGCCAGCCTGATCAAGGAACTGCGCGCCATTGAACTGCTGCATCAACTGATCGAAGCGGAACAACTGGAATCAGAGCGCTATCGCGACATCTTCGTGCACCTGATCCATGCCCATGAAGAGCTCAAGGGCCTGGATGCCTCCAGCAAGATGAATGCCGAGTGGGATTACCTCACCTATTTGAAGGACCGCGGACGCAACTGGGCAGAGGCCTTCCTGAACAACCACTTCGACGACCTGGGCCAGCGCTCCAGCTTCGACCTCAAGGGCCTGTTTACCGATGCCTTCGCCCCGCCGGACCTGGATCACGGGGGCAGCGACGACACCTCAGGGGAACCCCGCTCATGA
- a CDS encoding electron transport complex subunit E, with protein sequence MSHPAKLILDDYRRLFRDGIWDNNVVMAQMLALCPLLAVTGTATNGLGMGLATTFVMVAAALLISMFRGIITPEVRIPVFILLIAALVTLVDLVMNAYLYEMHKALGLFIPLIVTNCAILGRAESFASRQPVHRAVVDGLAMGVGFTLILVVLGAVREIPGSGTLFADARLLLGDGFAWMEMTLIPDYRGFLLMILPPGAFLALGFILAGKRVLDTRLANRAVAAKVAEA encoded by the coding sequence ATGAGCCACCCGGCCAAACTGATACTGGACGACTACCGCCGCCTGTTCCGTGACGGCATCTGGGACAACAACGTGGTCATGGCCCAGATGCTCGCCCTGTGCCCCCTGCTGGCCGTCACCGGCACCGCCACCAACGGCCTGGGCATGGGCCTGGCCACCACCTTCGTCATGGTGGCCGCCGCCCTGCTCATCTCCATGTTCCGGGGCATCATCACCCCGGAGGTACGCATCCCGGTGTTCATCCTGCTCATCGCCGCCCTGGTGACCCTGGTGGATCTGGTGATGAACGCCTATCTCTACGAGATGCACAAGGCCCTGGGCCTGTTCATCCCCTTGATCGTCACCAACTGCGCCATTCTGGGGCGCGCCGAATCCTTCGCCTCGCGCCAGCCGGTGCACCGCGCCGTGGTGGACGGCCTCGCCATGGGGGTGGGCTTCACCCTGATCCTGGTGGTGCTCGGCGCCGTGCGCGAGATCCCCGGCAGCGGCACCCTGTTCGCCGACGCCCGCCTGCTCCTGGGGGATGGGTTTGCCTGGATGGAGATGACACTGATCCCCGACTACCGCGGCTTTCTGCTCATGATCCTGCCCCCCGGTGCGTTCCTGGCCCTGGGCTTCATCCTGGCGGGCAAGCGGGTGCTGGATACCCGGCTGGCGAACCGGGCCGTGGCAGCAAAGGTGGCCGAGGCGTGA
- a CDS encoding DEAD/DEAH box helicase, giving the protein MNWLQFLREYQLGGVLADDMGLGKTVQTLAHLAIEKQAGRLDHPALIVAPTSLMSNWRREAEQFTPSLKVLTLHGPDRKRYYEQLPEMDLALTTYPLLPRDSEELLAQDFSFLILDEAQQIKNPRAQASQVVRRIKATHRLCLTGTPMENHLGELWAQFDFLMPGFLGNQEQFSRQYRTPIEKHNDGDKLRRLTRRTTPFMLRRTKDIVAKELPSKTELLRSTPISGKQAALYESIRLAMEKKVRDAIAKRGLARSHIMVLDALLKLRQVCCDPRLLPASTQAGSAPSAKLQMLMEFLPELLDEGRRVLLFSQFTTMLGLIEQELKKAGIGYSKLTGQTRKREEALDVFRNGHANLMLISLKAGGVGLNLTEADTVIHYDPWWNPAVEAQATDRAHRIGQDKPVFVYKLITENTVEEKILAMQARKQKLADNVYGDDKRSEDEPPIDADMINALFAPESKG; this is encoded by the coding sequence TTGAACTGGCTGCAGTTCCTGCGGGAATACCAGTTGGGCGGCGTGCTGGCCGATGACATGGGCCTGGGCAAGACCGTGCAGACCCTGGCGCACCTGGCCATCGAAAAGCAGGCCGGACGCCTGGACCACCCGGCCCTGATCGTCGCCCCCACCAGCCTGATGAGTAACTGGCGCCGGGAGGCGGAGCAGTTCACCCCCAGCCTCAAGGTACTCACCCTGCATGGGCCGGACCGCAAACGGTATTACGAGCAGCTGCCCGAAATGGACCTGGCCCTGACCACCTATCCCCTGCTCCCCCGCGACAGCGAGGAACTCCTGGCCCAGGATTTCAGCTTTCTGATCCTGGACGAGGCCCAGCAGATCAAGAACCCTCGTGCCCAGGCCTCCCAGGTGGTGCGTCGCATCAAGGCCACCCATCGCCTCTGCCTCACCGGCACCCCCATGGAGAATCACCTGGGGGAGCTGTGGGCCCAGTTCGACTTCCTGATGCCGGGGTTTCTGGGCAACCAGGAACAATTCTCCCGCCAGTACCGCACACCCATCGAAAAACACAACGATGGCGACAAGCTCAGGCGCCTCACCCGGCGCACCACCCCCTTCATGCTCAGGCGCACCAAGGACATCGTCGCCAAGGAACTGCCCAGCAAGACTGAACTGCTGCGCAGCACCCCCATCAGCGGCAAACAGGCGGCCCTGTACGAGAGCATCCGCCTGGCCATGGAGAAGAAGGTGCGCGACGCCATTGCCAAGCGCGGCCTGGCCCGCAGCCATATCATGGTGCTGGATGCCCTGCTCAAGCTGCGTCAGGTGTGCTGCGATCCTCGCCTGCTGCCCGCCAGCACCCAGGCCGGCTCCGCGCCTTCGGCCAAGTTGCAGATGCTCATGGAGTTCCTGCCGGAGCTATTGGATGAAGGCCGCCGGGTGCTGCTGTTCTCCCAGTTCACCACCATGCTGGGGCTGATCGAGCAGGAGCTCAAAAAGGCGGGTATTGGCTACTCCAAGCTCACCGGGCAGACCCGCAAGCGCGAAGAGGCCCTGGATGTCTTCCGCAATGGCCACGCCAACCTCATGCTGATCAGCCTCAAGGCCGGTGGCGTGGGCCTGAACCTCACCGAGGCCGACACGGTGATCCACTATGACCCCTGGTGGAACCCGGCGGTGGAAGCCCAGGCCACGGACCGTGCCCACCGCATCGGCCAGGACAAGCCGGTGTTCGTTTACAAGCTGATCACGGAAAACACCGTGGAAGAGAAGATCCTGGCCATGCAGGCCCGCAAGCAGAAGCTGGCGGATAACGTCTATGGGGACGACAAGCGCAGCGAGGACGAACCGCCGATCGACGCCGACATGATCAACGCCCTGTTTGCGCCGGAATCGAAGGGGTAG
- the rsxG gene encoding electron transport complex subunit RsxG — protein MTTVAQPSYRQRVGYHSALLGGIALMASAVLVITDMQTRDTIAERQAEDFRQTLEQVIPASVHDNQPQQDTYQLERSDGRPLEIYRARQEGRVSAVAFQMTGRGYAGPIEILMGVDANGEVLGVRVLRHKETPGLGDKIEVARDPWIHSFEGLSLGDPPREDWAVKKDGGIFDQFTGATITPRVVVNAVRDGLELFDQNRSTLLQRGDEPDPSALTPTSVLHSPQEPTS, from the coding sequence ATGACCACCGTGGCCCAACCCAGTTATCGCCAGCGTGTTGGCTACCACTCCGCCCTGCTGGGCGGCATCGCCCTGATGGCCAGTGCCGTACTGGTGATCACCGACATGCAGACCCGGGACACCATCGCCGAGCGCCAGGCAGAGGATTTCCGTCAGACCCTGGAGCAGGTCATCCCCGCCTCGGTGCATGACAACCAGCCCCAGCAGGACACCTATCAACTGGAACGATCGGATGGTCGCCCCCTTGAGATCTACCGGGCCCGGCAGGAAGGACGTGTGTCGGCGGTGGCCTTTCAGATGACGGGCCGCGGTTATGCGGGCCCCATCGAGATCCTCATGGGGGTGGACGCCAATGGGGAGGTTCTGGGTGTACGGGTGCTCAGGCACAAGGAGACCCCCGGCCTTGGGGACAAGATCGAGGTGGCGCGGGATCCGTGGATCCATTCCTTCGAGGGCCTGAGCCTGGGCGATCCACCCCGTGAGGACTGGGCGGTGAAGAAGGACGGCGGCATCTTCGATCAGTTCACCGGCGCCACCATCACACCTCGAGTGGTGGTGAATGCGGTGCGGGATGGGCTGGAGCTGTTCGACCAAAATCGTTCAACGCTGTTGCAGCGCGGTGACGAACCCGATCCGTCGGCCCTCACCCCAACCTCCGTCCTGCACTCACCACAGGAGCCCACGTCATGA